Genomic segment of Thermogemmatispora onikobensis:
TCCACGTGCCCATGTCAAGACCCGGCAGCTCACAGTGCTCGCTCGCTCCAGCGCAGACACCAGCGAGCAACGGACCCCAGGAGGACTACAACAACAAGAGTGGCTTGTTGAGGCCGAACGCTGCCCCGCCATCGCCCTCTCGCCAGTGACTCCACCAGCGGTCATGGCCTTTCTCCAGGAGCAAGGCTACGCTGTGACTCGCGCCAGCCCCGAGGAGGGCACCAACTACAGCCTTTTTCTGGATTTGCCCGCCGGCCTGGGTGCATCCCCCAGGGAGCAGCGGGAGCAGCGCCGCCAGCTCGTCGCCCAGATCGAAGGGCTGTCGGCCCCTTTGCTCTCTTTTGCTCCCTGGCCCGCCCACTATCGCGCCGCCCTGGCCATCAGCAGCGATATCGATTCGGTTACAATCCAGGACTTCTTCCTCCGCATCGTCGAGGTCGCCCGCGCCAGCCGTCTCTCGCCAAATTAGGCCCGAGGCCCAGCCCACACCACAGGATAGCGCTGTGAAGGCCCCTGAAGCAGATTGAAGCAAAGGAGAAAGGGAGGAGAGAACAGAAGAGAACCAGGACCAGCGAGTCCGTTCAAAGACGCGCCAGAGCACAACAGGCGCGTCTTTCCTGGCCAGCGTTTCAGATGATCATTTGCCTAAACCCCCAGCCAACACTTTAGAAAGTGCTACATGCTGGTATCATCTGGTACTTCCGGTTCTTAAGTCAGCAAGAGTACTCACTAGCTACTTCATCTGTAAAAAATTTCGATCTACTACGTCCATACTTAGGGGGTTAACGAAATGGCACAAGCTAGAGCCACGAGGAAAAGGATGAGCGTATGCCGTCTCAAGATAGACAGCAGTTGCCTGCTTACAGGAGGACTCAGCGCGTAGTCATCGCTCATGAAGCTGATATCTTCTGCCGCGGGCTACACAGCCTGCTGGCAACCAGCGAGGGGTTCGAAGTGCTGGCGGAGGTGAATTCTTGCGCCGCTCTGCTAGCAACAGTAGCGACGACCGCCGTGGATACGGTTCTCATCGATTGCACGTTGGCCGATGGCGATTGCATCGAACTGACACGCCGCCTGAATGAAATGCCTTCCCCCCCTCATGTGGTTTTGCTCGCCTCCAACATCAACGAAGAATTGCTCCTGCGCGCCTTGCTCAACGGTGCCAGTGGCTACCTGACCAAGGATACCCCGGGCCACCAGGTGCTCGCCTGCCTGGAAGGACTGCGCAAGGGAGAGCTGGCCCTGGCCCCCCAGGTAGCTAGCGCGGCTATCCGCCTGCTGGTCTGGGAGTGCTACCGCCTGGCCGCTACCCTGTCTACGACAACCACCTCCACAGGCCCAGCCCTCACCTCAGAGCAGACTCAGGCCGACCAGCCTCATGGCCGCTTCGAGCAAGCTTCCACAGAATTCCACAGGCCAGCAGCCCGGCCTCATCTCACCGAGCAGGAGCAGAAGATTCTCCGCCTCCTGCGACTCGGCCTGAGCAATAAGCAGATCGCTGCCCGCCTCTCGATCTCTCCTTACACAGTAGGGAAGCATGTCCAGCATATTCTGCGGAAGCTTGGAGCCAGCAATCGCACTCAGGCTGCCTCTCATACTTCATTTGAGGGACCTCAAGTAAGGGATGAGCAGTAATTATTGACAAGTTCATGCTTTTCAGAATACTTCAATTGAGGAGTTGTAAACCTGCAGGTCATTGTGTTTTAATACTAGAGAGTTGAGCGTTCCCGAGAAGGCAAAATCTTCTACTATACGAAATCCGGTAGAGTATCGGCAGCTATGAGAATGGGGTATTTTGATGAAATTGCTTATTGTTGATGAAGACCGTGATCTTGTTGAAATGTTGACAGGCTGGTTAAAGACACTGGGGCATGAGGTGCGACGCGCGTACTCCGGTGAGCAGGCGCGTCGTGAGTGGGAAGAGCACAAACCAGACCTGGTGATTCTGGATACGGCACTCAAAGACACCGATGCTCTCGCCATGTGCCGCGAGATGCGTACGCGGCACGATGCCCTTGTGCTAGTCATCTCTCAAGAGCGGGACGTACACGATGAGGTTCAGTGTTTGGAGGGAGGTGCGGATGATTATCTGCGCAAGCCTTTCTTCCCGGCCCAGCTGCTGGCGCGCATCCGAGCTGTCAGTCGGCGAGGGCGTTCAACGCTACTCTTACGTCCTCCTGCTGTCATCACCGTTGGCCCTCTCTCCATCGACTCTCTCCACAACGAAGCCCGCATCTTTGGCAAAACGGTGCATCTCACACCCACCGAGAGTAAGCTACTGCATCTGCTAGGAGTCAATGCCAATAACGTCTGTACAGCGGGCCAGATTGTGGCCCATATCTGGGGTTTTGGGAACGACGGCGATGCCAGCCTGATCAAGGCCCATATCCACCATCTCCGGCAGAAAATCGAACCGGACCCGGCTAATCCGCGCTACATACTCACCGTACCGGGGGTGGGCTATACGCTGGTACGCCACCCTGAGAAGGCCGAGGCCACGGCTAGCACATCAGAGCATGCCCAGCGAGCCTCTGGCTGAGTGCCAGGCTCGTCTGACATGGGATGCTCGTCACTGCTGCCTCGCCCCGCCTTTCTTCCGGTCTCTCACCAGGCGGTCGAGCGTGCGATGACCCTCTGGGCCAACGAGCTCCGCGGCTCGTCGATCACAAACGCCGGGAGAGCACTCGCGTCATGACCACAAAGCCAGTCGGGAACGCTCAACACTAGTCGGGCAAATAGAGGAGCAGGACGGCGCAATGCCTCGCTCAATCTGTCTCCTGGCACCTCTGTTTGCCCTTCCCACCTGTCTTCACTTAGATCGCGGGTGACCGGCGCGCTGCGCCGCCGATGGATCAGCCTGCACTGAGTTGGCTATTGCGTCGCTTCCTGCTCGCCTATCCCAGATAACGATAGAGCAGCCCTCCGAGGGGACCGCTCACCTGGAGAGGCAGTAATCGCCAGCAGCTTGTCACGAGACGATAGCCACGGCTCTCCTCGGAGGTGCTGACCGGACCGGCCCGGTGCGGATAATAATAATAGGGCAGCGGCACTTTCTCCGCTCCCCAGCGGCGCTTAAACTCCATCAAACCCTGATTCGCACAGGCCGTGCGCCCAAGATCCAAGACCCTGAAGCCCTCTTTGCATGCCTGCTCAATCGCCTGCCACATCAACAGGTTATTGGGTGCCAGCTGCAGGTAGCGTTCGTGTGAAGCTCCATAGGCATAGCGCAGCGTTCCACTCGCCGCCAGGAAGATCATCCCAGCGATCGGCTGCCCCTCATACTCCGCCAACCATAGCTGTAACCGTCCGCTGGGCGCGAAAGTCTCCCACAGCTCCAGAAAGAAGCGTCGTGGCTGAGCGGGCAACCCGTGTTTCTTACAGCGTGTGCGCAGATGGAGCTGATAATAGCTCAGCATCTCGTCGCGGCGCTCTGCCAGCCGTACCTGGACTCCTAACTGGGCCGCTTTGCGCACTTGCCGCTGTACTGGCTTCCGCAACTGGGTCCACATCATTTGAGCATCCTGCGCGAGCGGGAGTAGCCAGCGCACGTAGAGATCGCTGGCCACAAAGCGGCTATCCGCCTGCAGCAACTCATTGGGGCCACAGCGCAGCTCCAGGCAGTCTGCTTTCTGCTCCGCGGCCAGCGCCAGAGCCTGATCGAGCAGGATCTGAGCATGCTCAGCACTGTCAGCCAGCAGCGGGCAGTAATCCGAAAAAGGGAAGGCCACTAACCGCCGACTCCCTGGACGGTTCTGCACGAGACAGAGTGGCAAAAAGCCGCAGAGTTGGCCAGCCTCATTGCGCAGTCCCAGCGGCAGCAGTTTATAACCATAGAGACGGCTGATCAACTCTAACCACTCTGGCATGAGATAGAAGGTCTCGCTGGCTTCCTGCGCCAGGGCTGGCGACCACGTCTGCGAAAGAGAGAGCGTTGCCTGCGTCATCATCACTGCTCCTAGCCCGTGCTAGCCTGGTAGCTATCTTTACCACCGCCCCTACTGCCACCAGTCAGTAAGAGGGCGAGCGTCCTGGCGCCAAGCATCCAGCCAGCAGCAGCAAGCCTGCGCGATGTATGAAGGTCATCGCCAGGCCTTGCTATCTGGCTAGAGACAGGAGCCAGGGGAGAGCGGCGTCCTTCCCAGAAGCTCCTCCTCGGAGAGGAGGGCCGCCAGACGCTCTTGGCAGCTCTCCCACGAATAGGCTTGCTCCACCAAGCACCTACCAGCCTCAGCCAGGGCCCGCCGGCGCCTGGTATCCTCGAAGAGCAAGACGACAGCGCTTACGAAGTCTTCAGGGGTGTCAGCGAGCAACAAATGGCGACCAGAGGCCACAGCCAGGCCCTCAGCTCCTAACGTCGTTGAGACGACTGCCTTACGCATTGCCAGCGCTTCTAGAATTTTGAGGCGCGTCCCGCTCCCGATGAGCAAGGGAACCACCACAACGCTGGCCCTGGCCAGATAAGGGCGTACATCGGGCACTGTACCAGTGACCGTTACCCCGGGCAGTCTGGCCAGGCGCTGTACCGAGCGAGGCGGATTGCGCCCTACAATCCACCAC
This window contains:
- a CDS encoding lipid II:glycine glycyltransferase FemX, with protein sequence MMTQATLSLSQTWSPALAQEASETFYLMPEWLELISRLYGYKLLPLGLRNEAGQLCGFLPLCLVQNRPGSRRLVAFPFSDYCPLLADSAEHAQILLDQALALAAEQKADCLELRCGPNELLQADSRFVASDLYVRWLLPLAQDAQMMWTQLRKPVQRQVRKAAQLGVQVRLAERRDEMLSYYQLHLRTRCKKHGLPAQPRRFFLELWETFAPSGRLQLWLAEYEGQPIAGMIFLAASGTLRYAYGASHERYLQLAPNNLLMWQAIEQACKEGFRVLDLGRTACANQGLMEFKRRWGAEKVPLPYYYYPHRAGPVSTSEESRGYRLVTSCWRLLPLQVSGPLGGLLYRYLG
- a CDS encoding response regulator transcription factor, translated to MKLLIVDEDRDLVEMLTGWLKTLGHEVRRAYSGEQARREWEEHKPDLVILDTALKDTDALAMCREMRTRHDALVLVISQERDVHDEVQCLEGGADDYLRKPFFPAQLLARIRAVSRRGRSTLLLRPPAVITVGPLSIDSLHNEARIFGKTVHLTPTESKLLHLLGVNANNVCTAGQIVAHIWGFGNDGDASLIKAHIHHLRQKIEPDPANPRYILTVPGVGYTLVRHPEKAEATASTSEHAQRASG
- a CDS encoding LuxR C-terminal-related transcriptional regulator, producing the protein MPSQDRQQLPAYRRTQRVVIAHEADIFCRGLHSLLATSEGFEVLAEVNSCAALLATVATTAVDTVLIDCTLADGDCIELTRRLNEMPSPPHVVLLASNINEELLLRALLNGASGYLTKDTPGHQVLACLEGLRKGELALAPQVASAAIRLLVWECYRLAATLSTTTTSTGPALTSEQTQADQPHGRFEQASTEFHRPAARPHLTEQEQKILRLLRLGLSNKQIAARLSISPYTVGKHVQHILRKLGASNRTQAASHTSFEGPQVRDEQ